The Haploplasma axanthum region TAATTCTTGCTCAAATTTTGCATAAGATGATCCATATCCAAATGGATAAGCCATTTCATCTTCATATTTCCAACCATTACTACTTGCAAATACTCCCGAATTACCAGAAGCATTATTAATTCCTAATACAGCATCTTGATATCTTGTTTCATAGTATTTATAGCCTGTATAGATGCCTTCTAATTGAACTACATAGTTTCTTTCATGATTAGAGAATTTATTATCAAAAGCATTTTGAACTGCTGCTGAAGATAATGAATTTGTAGCATATACATCAGTAAATCTTCCTGATGGATCAGCTTTACCAACTAAAACGTTAGCAACACCTTCAAATCCTTTTAATCCTGGACCACCAATCCATAATGCACTATCAACACCATATTGAGCATCTTCTAACCATTTTAATTCCATTGGATATCCACTGTTGATTAAAACAACAACTTTTTTAAAGATACCTTCATCTTTTTCTTCTTTAATAAGTTTTAATAAATCTGCTTCTTGTGGGTGTAATGCTAATTGTGAAATTCCATCAGCATCACTTGGTAATAAATCCATACCCTCTCCACCATCACGTGCAAACATTACAATAGCAACATCATTATAATTATTTGCATATGAACTTTTTAGCGAATCAGTATAAAAACTAATTGATTCTTCACCAATTGAAGATGGAATAGCATTTCCAAATGCATTTTTAACTCTTTTTGTTGAGCTATTTTTATAAGCATTAAAGATTGTTTCGTTAATATTAAAATTTTCTTTTACTAATGCAGATTGTAATGAAACTAATCTAGCACCATCTAATGCTGGTCCACCTGAATTCCCACGATATACTGGATCTGCTACTGCTCTACCAAATAATGTAACATTTCTCTCAGTACTCTTTAAAGGAAGTGCATTATTATCATTTTTTAATAAAACTGTTCCTTCTTCCATTGTTTGAATATCATGCTTATCAGAAGCAGCTAACATTTTTGTTAAACCTTCATCTGTAAGACCGAATTCAGAATCATAATAAATTGCATCTTTGTCGCCAGCTTCAGTTGGAACTTCTACACCTAGGAATATATTTATATGGCCGGACCATTTAAATGCTAATGATGTAAGAAATATTCCAATGATTTGAACAAAGAGTAATGTCGTTACAATTCCACGCCATAATCTCCAGTTTTTCATTTTTTATCTCCTCTTAAAAATTATTTTGTTAATGAGTTATATTCGAATGCGTTTGTTGCAACATTTACTAATAAATCAAATTTAGCAAAGGCATTATTTTCTAAGAATTTTTCTGCTGTTATTGGTGCTTCTTCAGTTCCTACTGCAACTCCACTTGCATCAGTCCAGTTTTCTGTATCTACTGAATAGTTGCTACCTGCAGTTGTAATTGTATTAACTTTAACAATTCTTGTTGGTTTTTCAAGACTTAATGTTTTTAAACCATCAGCTTCAACTGCTGCATATTTACCGTAGTAAGTAGTAACTGTAACTCCTCTTGGAACAACTTTATGTTCACCTTCATTAGGAAATAATAATTCTCCTGAATAATGTGTTTCTGTTACTGTTAATTCATATGTTCCGTCTGAGAAAATATCAATACTTTGTGCTTTAAACGTTGCTTGTTTATATGTATATGCTGGATATGCACTCATAAAATTAACTACTGGGTCCGATACATATGATGCTTCAAGTTTTGCTTTTTTTCCTCCCCCACATGCTACAAGTGAAACTGCTGCTACTAATAATAATACTAAACTAAAACCTCTTGTAATTATTTTTTTCATAAATTATTCCTCCATTTTTTATTTTTTTTATGAATAAACTATTTAACTTCTACTTCGGCTAATGATGTTCCTAATGAACATTCTCCCTTAACTACTATCTTACCTTTATTCACTGGCTTAATAATTGCTAATGCTTGGCCCATGTATGTTTCGGTATAAGTGTTTTTATACCCATCTTCATTATAAGGACATGCATGTCCTAATCCAATCAATTCACCATTTTCAACTTCAATATTAACTTTTTCTCTTAATAATGGCTTTAAATTACCTTTTTCATCTGTTAATTTAAGTTGAACATACGCTAATTGATCTTGTGTAATAACTTTATCTTCAGGTGCTAACATTAACTTGTTTTCCTCTGAAGCAGTATGTAATGTTGTTCTATATAATTCTTTTTTGTTTTTATCAAACCCAATTGCTGTAATAGAACCATCGTGATATCTAACTTTAAACTTTGTTAATCCTTTTTTATTTGATTTTTTAGAACCAACTTTTTTATTGTTAACAAATAGAACAATGTTATGTGCTCTTGTATAAACTTCAACAGTTGTTTTATCTCCATCATGACCATTCCATGACCAACTTTCCATCGCTTTAGAAAGTTTCCAAGCTGAAGGTGAATGTTTCTTACCATGATTGTTTACTGGGACAACAGCCATTCTAATTGGATCTAATTCAAATGCCACTCTTGTAAATGCCATTTCAGCATTAGCAATACCATTAATGTCAATTCTTCCAGATCCAGCAGTCATCCATCCCGGTCCTCCTGTAAATTCTGGAGCATGATCATCATGAACCCATGAGCCAATTGCTACTTCACCTAGATAGTCCATCCCAGCCCACACAAAGTCTCCAATAATTCCATTATTTTTCTTTGCCATATCCCAGAAACCAAAAGCATCTTTACAAAATGTTTCTGTTCCTAAAATAAGTCTTTCTGGATATTTTTTTAAATCTTTCTTATATCTTAATATCCCATAATTATATCCTGCAACGTCTAAGTTAGCAAAAGCACCTTTTGTTTTCTTATTACTTCCAGGTAACCATGCTCCAATTTTCATTGTTTTATCACCTAAAAGACCAGCGACATCATTAAAGAATTCACTACCAACTGATTTAGCTTTTTTAGTGCTTTTCATTGCTTTTTCAGCTTTACTATCACTGTAAACTCCAAATCCTAATGAATATAGGTAATTAAAGAATACATTTATACCACATGTAACAGGTCTTGTTTGGTCCATTGTCTTAATGTAGTCATTCATTTCTTTCGTCAATGCAATTCCCTTTTTTTGTCCTGTTTCAGCAACTTCATTTCCTATTGAGTACATAATAACGCTTGGATGGTTATAATCCTTATCAATCATATCTTTGAGATCTTGTTTCCACCAATTTTCAAAATATAATGCGTAATCATATTTCGTTTTATGTATATACCACATATCGACATATTCATCTAAAACTAACATTCCCAATTCATCGCAAGCATCAAGCAATGCTTTAGAACTTGGATTATGAGCAGATCTAATCGCATTATATCCATTTTCCTTTAAAATCTTAATCTTTCGATATTCAGCAAAAGGATGAGATACTGCACCTAATAATCCATTATCATGATGAATACATGCTCCTTTTAGAATTACTCTTTCTCCATTTATTAGTAAACCATTATCTCTAGTAATATTGATACTTCTAATTCCAAATCGAACTGATTCTTCATTATTTTTAAAATTAACCTTTAGTGTGTATAATTTAGGATTATCTCCACTCCACAATTGAGTACCGGTCAATTCAATATTTTCATTAATCTCTCCATTACTATCTAAATCAATTTTTTTAATTACTTTCTTATTATCTAAGAAAGACAGAGTAACTATACCACTCATATTTGTCTTTAAATTAATATTAACAATACGAGACTCACTACTTATCGTTGTTACTTTAATACTATTTAATAAAACATGTTCTTTAGGAAAAACTAACATACTAACCGGTCTATGAATTCCAGATCCGGTATACCATCTACTATTAGGTTGATCGCTATTTACCGCTCTAACTTTAATGATATTTTCTTTATTTAGAATTATATGTTCATCAATTCTTACGTAAAAATTTGTATATCCATATGGTCTAAAAGATAATTTCTCACCATTCAAATATACTTCGGAGTTATGATAAACACCCTCAAATTCAAGATATACTACTTTATCTTTATATTCATCACCAAAGAAATATGTCTTTTCGTAAAGGTAATCAGCACCTGAAAACCATGCAGTATTTTTTCTTCCGACATTATCGATTGATCGTTTTTCAAAAATCATGGCATCATGTGGAACACTAATTATTTTAGTTTCTTCACTACCTTCTTTTTGAAACTTCCATCCATCATTCATACTTATTTTTTTCATTTTGTTTCTCCTCACTAATAATTCTATTCTTCGATTAGAAAATAATTTTTATCATTTATAATAAAAATTCCAGTAATCGTTTTCATTCCTAATCTAGATTATAATTTTAGTAACTTTGTTTCAACATTCATTTCGTATTATGTTATTCTTTTATCGTTTATTGACTTAATAATGATTATTACTATTGAATTAGATCTTTTAGAAAGCTTGAAATCGTTTTCAATATAAATATAACATTTTTTGAAACGCTATCAACCAATCTTTCGTATATTGTTTTTCTTAGTTCGTAAATTGCTTCTTCGTTCATACTTCCCTATTTAAAAATTTATTAATTCTTTCATTTTCTTTATTAATTATATAAAATTGCTCTTCCCTTTTAAAACTATACTTTATTGTTAAAAACTTTTCTTTTGGTATATACAAAAAAATGTTCATTTTATCTTTAAAGATTTTATTAAGAAATGATTGAGATTCAAAATTTTAGACAAAATAGTTAGTTATATTTTTTGAACATTATTTTCACTCTCTTTGTTAAGAAACAAAAATGACCTATATTATAGATCATTAGCATTATTAAAACTATAGATAAAAAATAATTTTGATTTGACTCGATGTAAAATGGCCAATATAAGATTTTAACACTAACAAATCTACAAAGATAACTTCCTTGTTTTATTAATCCTACTTCAAAAAAAAGATATCAGTTTTATCTGACATCTTACTTAATCTTTGGATAAACTATAGCAATAATAATAACTTGAATTATTAGAAATATTATTTGTGTTAAAACAAACTTTTTATTCTTAACTTCAAAATTAAAACCAATCATTGCAAATATACTACCAAGTGCTCCCATTAAGAAACTTGATATATAAATATATATAGGTTTAATAGTTTTCTTATCACTTGTTTTTTCTTTCTCATATTGAAAACATAAAAACATCGTTGATAAACTTGAAAGTACTATTATTAATACTATTATGTACATAAGGAATCATCCTTTTCTTAATATTATGAAGATAATAAAAGCTATAAATACAATTGATGCTACAATTATGAATATCGTAAAACCTTTGGTTTTTCCACTTAGATTTGCATATAATCCACCTTTTGTAATAGCGTGTTTCTCTTCCTTTTTTTCTTCTTTATCTGTCATCTTCTAACAATATATTTTCTCATATCAATTGCTGTTGCTAATAGTATAACAAAGCCCTTAATAGCGTATTGTAAGTTAGCATCAATTCCTAAGAATACAAATGAAACTGTAATTAATTGTAGTAAGAACACACCAAGTAATACACCTCTAATCTTACCAACACCACCAGAGAATGATACTCCACCAATCACACAAGCTGCGATAGCATCAAGTTCAAAGTTAACACCTGTTGCAGCATTATTTGATCCAACAAACGCACTAGTCATAAATCCATTTAATCCATATAGCATACCTGCCATTAAAAACACTATCATAATAGTTTTATTAACACTAATACCAGAAACTGTTGCTGCTTCAGGGTTTGATCCAACAGCAAACATATTCTTACCAATTTTAGTTTTATTCCAAACAAACCACATAATAATTGTAGCAATTAATGCATATAAAACTAAAAATTGAATTCTAACACCAAATATTGTAAACATGTTCCCGGTTACTGCATTAGTGAAATCACTTCTTAACTCACCAATCGGTTTACCATTATTGGTTCCAAACTTAATGTATTGTAATGACATTGCATATACAATTAGTTGTGTACTTAATGTAACAATAAATGGATGTAGTTTAAATTTAGCTACAAAGAATCCGTTAAAGAGACCAATAAGTCCCCCGATTACAATTACAATTAATAAAACAAGAATAATTGGGACAGTTCCTAAATTAGGATACATCTTATCTACATAATCTGGATTTTGTAATAAACTAGCTGCAATTACTGCAACAAGCCCAATAATTCTTCCGGCAGATAAATCTGTACCAGTTAATACAATAATACCTGCAACACCTAAAGCAATCGGTAATCTAAATGATGTTTGTGTAATAACATTTACGATTGAACTTAAGGATAAGAATCTTGGTTTCATTATAGCAACTACAACAATAAAAATAAATAATAGTATGTATAATGAATAATTGATGAAAAATTCATTTATATCTTTTCTTTCAAGTTGTTTTAATTTTTCTTTCTTTGTTAAAAAATAGTTTCGCATTTTAGTTGAAAAGCTAACTTTTTCAGTTACTTTTTCGTTATTATTCTTATCAAACATTTTTTAACCTCCTCTTAAATAAATTTAGTAGATAACGTCATTATCTCTTCTTGATTAGTTTCTTTTGTATTTAGAATACCTGCAACTCTACCATTTGAAATAACCATTATTCTATCTGTCATACCAATCAATTCAGGCATTTCCGATGAAATCATAATAATTGATCTTCCTTCTTCAACCAATTGATTCATTAATTGATATATTTCATATTTTGCTCCAACATCAATACCCCTTGTTGGTTCATCCATTAATAAGATTGTTGGATTGGTTAATAACCATCTACCTATAATAACTTTTTGTTGATTTCCACCTGATAAAGATTTTATCTTAGTCTTAATCGATGGTGTTTTCACTCTTAACTTTCTAACGGATTCAATAGCATCTACTTTCATCTTATTATCTTGCAAGTAAACACCATACTCTTGATACTTATCTAAGTTTGAAATAACTAAATTATCTTCAATTGATAACACCGAGAAGATTCCATTTTCTCTTCGCTCTTCAGTTATTAATGCAAGCCCATTTTTTATAGCATCTCTAGTATTTTTGATGTTAATTTCCTTATCCTTTAAATATATTTTCCCACTTTCCTTTGTCATATATCCAAATAAAAGTTCTAATATTTCTGATCTACCAGCACCAACAAGTCCTGATATACCTAAGATTTCCCCCTTCTTTAAATCAAATGATACATCATTAATAGTTGAATTATGCACAGCACCTAAGTTTTCAACTTTTAACGTTATATCTCCAATGTTATGATTTCTTTCTGGGAATCTATTTTCCAAATCTCTTCCTACCATATCCTTAATAATTGTTTCCATTGTAAGATTTTTTGCTTGATGGGTCGATATATACTTACCGTCTCTTAAAATTGTTACTCGATCAGAAATTCTTAATATCTCTTCCATTTTATGGGAAATATAAATTATTCCAACTCCTCTTTTTCGCAATTTTTCAATTATTAAAAACAATTGTTCAACTTCATTATCTGATAATGATGATGTTGGTTCATCAAACACAATAACTTTTGCCTCATGAGAAACGGCTTTAATGATTTCAATCATTTGTCTTTTTGAAACAGAAAGTTTTGATAGAGTATCTTTAGGATCAACATCAATATTAAACTCATCTAAGAGTCTTTTCGTGTCATCATACATTTTCTTTTCATCTAATATAAAACCTAATTTCATTGGATATCTACCAAGCCAAAGATTATCCATAACATTTCTTTTAGTTGCCTGATTAAGTTCTTGTTGAACCATTGCTATTCCTTCATTTAAAGCCTGTAAAACATTATTGAATTTTACTTTTTCCCCATTTAGATAAAAATCTCCCTCGTCTTCAATATAAATACCAAATAAACATTTCATTAATGTTGACTTACCAGCACCATTCTCACCCATTAAAGCATGAACTTCACCAGCACTAATATCAAATGAAACATTATCTAATGCTTTAACCCCTGGAAATGATTTACTTATGTTTTTAATTTCTAATAGTTTTTCCATAAGTTACTCCTTTACTATAAGATACAGGCGATTAGATTTAAATAATCGCCTGTGTCTAATTTATCTAATCTTTAATAAATCTTATTGTCCAGTATATTTTGCATATGGAATACGCAATTTATCAACATCAGTTTGGAATTTATAATCAGTTCCTTCAACAAAGCCTTTACCATCTTTTACATTTTCGATAAATACTTTAAGAGCTGTTGCCATTGCTTCACCATCTTGCTTAATACTTCCTGCCATTTCGCCTCTTCTAATTGCTTCTTGTGCAGTTGCTGTTGCATCTACCCCTAAAACGATAATTTGTTTTGTAGGATCGCTTCCGTTAAATCCTTTAACTTTTAATGATTGAATAACTCCAAGAGCCATATCATCATTATTAGCAAATACAACATCAATCTTAGCTAGTATTGATTCATCAGCAATTACTGCATCGAATAATGTTTTAGCAGTTGCAGTATCCCATCCTGCCATTTGATCTGCTACTAATCTTTCTAATGCTGGTTTTGATGCTGCTGTTAATAATTTATTAGCTTCTTGTACTGAATAAGTAGTTCTACCATTTGCTTCTGGATTATCTAAATCAGCACGAAGCATTACATAACCAATTTTACCATCAGCATTACGATCATATTTAGCATAGTCTGCTAAAATGATTTCAGCTGCTAATTCACCTTGCATATATCCTGCTTCATCTGGATCAGTACCAATGAATGCTGTTTTACCAGAATATGATTTAACTGCTGCATCACTGATTTCTCTATTGAAAAAAACGATTGGTAAATCAGCTGTTTTAGCTTTTGTAATAACAGTTGCTGCAGAAGCAGTTTCAACAATATTAACAACTAATAAATTAGTCCCCGCAGTAATAGCACTGTCAATTTGTGTATTTTGTGTTTCTTGACTTCCTGCTGCATCATGGAATTGATATTTAACATTGTTAACATCTTTTAATTGTCTCTCTAATTCACTTCTTACCCCACCAATATAAGTATCTGAATATTGATAGATAAATACATCAACTTTAAATTCGTCTTTGCTTGAACAAGCAACTAAGACAACCCCTAAAATAAAAATTGAAATCGATAAAAATATTTTTTTCATTTCTTTCCTCCTATGTTTTATCTACTTCAATTATATATGTAAGCGCTTTATTAAAAAATGTAAAATCTAACACTAAAAAATGTAAAATCTAACAATATCTATTAATTGTGAATGATTTTTCCATTAATAAGTTGAAATCTATTATCATAATCAAAATCTTTAAGAATAACTCCCTTCAATAAATAATCAATTAAAATATCAATTGTTCTAACCTGTTCTAAGTAATCATTAACAACTGTTCCATACATTTTATTATTAGCTATTGCCTCTAATCCTGCAACTGTTCCATCAACACCTATTATTTTTGGAGCAACGATAAATTCTTTCTCTTCTAAATAATCTATAATACCAAGCGCCATGTCATCATTATTTGAAATAACAAGTTCAACATTATCGTACTCACTAAATAGTTCATCTGCTTTTAAATACACTTGATTTCTTTCCCAATTACCAATGCTTATCGTTAATATTTCATAATTAATACCTAAATCCTTTAAACCATTAATAACTTCAGCTGTTCTATTCTCAGCATCTTGATGACTTTGTTCACCCTTTAATATAACAATTTGAACAACACCATCATCATTAATATCGGTTAGATCATTAGTATCTAGCATCTGCTTAACTAATTCTGCCTGCAATACACCTATTTGTAAACTATTTGATCCCACATAATAACTATTCTTACTATTTGATAGTACTGCTTGTGGCTCACGATTAATAAAGATAAGTGGTATATCTTTAACTTCTGCTTTTTCAATCATTGCATATGATGATAATCTGTCAACAGCATTAACAATAATTAAATCATAATCTTCATTATAAAACTCTAAAAATTGTTTATTTTGAAGTAATTGATTTTTACCTGCAAAATAAACTTCATATTTAAAATTGCTCTTTTGATCAATTTTTTTCGTTAACTCACTCAAATACTCTTGCATAAATGTATCTTCTTTATCGTATATAAGGATTCCAATTTTTTTGGTTCTTCCCTTGCTACAACCACTTATTATAATTGTTATTAATACTAATAACATCATTTTAATAACTCTTTTCATAATACTTCACCTGCTGGAATCAAAATTTGAATTTTCGTACCTTCATCTGCTTCACTAGTAATTTCAAGTGAAGCCTTTGTTCCATAATATACCTTTAATCTTTGGTAAATATTTTTAAGTCCTACACCATCACTCAAATCATCATTATCTAAAACAGCATATAATTCATTAATCTTCTCATCAGTCATTCCATACCCATTATCTATTACCTCAAACTTTATTAAATCATCAATTGACCCAACATTAATTATTATTAACCCATTATCATTTATTTTATTTATTCCATGATACAATGCGTTTTCAATTAATGGTTGTAATATCAATTTCATTGTATCTAATTTTAATATATCTTCATTATCAATATTTATCTCATATGTAAATTTATCTTTATATCTAATTTTTTGAATAAATAGATAACTTCTTGCATGATTTATCTCATCTTCAACACTTATTATATTTCTGCCTCCAGAAATACTAATTTTAAATAATCTTGATAATGCAATAATCATCTCAGCAGCCGATTCATTTTCATTATTTTCAACCATATAAACGATTGAATCTAACGTGTTATATAAAAAATGAGGATTAATTTGATTTTGTAGTGCTTTAAGTTCACTTTTTCTTTGTTGTTCCTTTTCTTTTATTATGCTATCCATTAATCCTTTTATTCTATCAATCATGACATTGAAACTATTGCTCAATATTTCAACTTCTCGTGGGTGATTTATTTCAACCTTAGTCAAATCTAATTTATCAATTTGATCAACATTACTCATAGCATCTTT contains the following coding sequences:
- a CDS encoding ABC transporter permease subunit gives rise to the protein MFDKNNNEKVTEKVSFSTKMRNYFLTKKEKLKQLERKDINEFFINYSLYILLFIFIVVVAIMKPRFLSLSSIVNVITQTSFRLPIALGVAGIIVLTGTDLSAGRIIGLVAVIAASLLQNPDYVDKMYPNLGTVPIILVLLIVIVIGGLIGLFNGFFVAKFKLHPFIVTLSTQLIVYAMSLQYIKFGTNNGKPIGELRSDFTNAVTGNMFTIFGVRIQFLVLYALIATIIMWFVWNKTKIGKNMFAVGSNPEAATVSGISVNKTIMIVFLMAGMLYGLNGFMTSAFVGSNNAATGVNFELDAIAACVIGGVSFSGGVGKIRGVLLGVFLLQLITVSFVFLGIDANLQYAIKGFVILLATAIDMRKYIVRR
- a CDS encoding galactose ABC transporter substrate-binding protein, which gives rise to MKKIFLSISIFILGVVLVACSSKDEFKVDVFIYQYSDTYIGGVRSELERQLKDVNNVKYQFHDAAGSQETQNTQIDSAITAGTNLLVVNIVETASAATVITKAKTADLPIVFFNREISDAAVKSYSGKTAFIGTDPDEAGYMQGELAAEIILADYAKYDRNADGKIGYVMLRADLDNPEANGRTTYSVQEANKLLTAASKPALERLVADQMAGWDTATAKTLFDAVIADESILAKIDVVFANNDDMALGVIQSLKVKGFNGSDPTKQIIVLGVDATATAQEAIRRGEMAGSIKQDGEAMATALKVFIENVKDGKGFVEGTDYKFQTDVDKLRIPYAKYTGQ
- a CDS encoding sugar ABC transporter ATP-binding protein yields the protein MEKLLEIKNISKSFPGVKALDNVSFDISAGEVHALMGENGAGKSTLMKCLFGIYIEDEGDFYLNGEKVKFNNVLQALNEGIAMVQQELNQATKRNVMDNLWLGRYPMKLGFILDEKKMYDDTKRLLDEFNIDVDPKDTLSKLSVSKRQMIEIIKAVSHEAKVIVFDEPTSSLSDNEVEQLFLIIEKLRKRGVGIIYISHKMEEILRISDRVTILRDGKYISTHQAKNLTMETIIKDMVGRDLENRFPERNHNIGDITLKVENLGAVHNSTINDVSFDLKKGEILGISGLVGAGRSEILELLFGYMTKESGKIYLKDKEINIKNTRDAIKNGLALITEERRENGIFSVLSIEDNLVISNLDKYQEYGVYLQDNKMKVDAIESVRKLRVKTPSIKTKIKSLSGGNQQKVIIGRWLLTNPTILLMDEPTRGIDVGAKYEIYQLMNQLVEEGRSIIMISSEMPELIGMTDRIMVISNGRVAGILNTKETNQEEIMTLSTKFI
- a CDS encoding glycoside hydrolase family 2 TIM barrel-domain containing protein, translated to MKKISMNDGWKFQKEGSEETKIISVPHDAMIFEKRSIDNVGRKNTAWFSGADYLYEKTYFFGDEYKDKVVYLEFEGVYHNSEVYLNGEKLSFRPYGYTNFYVRIDEHIILNKENIIKVRAVNSDQPNSRWYTGSGIHRPVSMLVFPKEHVLLNSIKVTTISSESRIVNINLKTNMSGIVTLSFLDNKKVIKKIDLDSNGEINENIELTGTQLWSGDNPKLYTLKVNFKNNEESVRFGIRSINITRDNGLLINGERVILKGACIHHDNGLLGAVSHPFAEYRKIKILKENGYNAIRSAHNPSSKALLDACDELGMLVLDEYVDMWYIHKTKYDYALYFENWWKQDLKDMIDKDYNHPSVIMYSIGNEVAETGQKKGIALTKEMNDYIKTMDQTRPVTCGINVFFNYLYSLGFGVYSDSKAEKAMKSTKKAKSVGSEFFNDVAGLLGDKTMKIGAWLPGSNKKTKGAFANLDVAGYNYGILRYKKDLKKYPERLILGTETFCKDAFGFWDMAKKNNGIIGDFVWAGMDYLGEVAIGSWVHDDHAPEFTGGPGWMTAGSGRIDINGIANAEMAFTRVAFELDPIRMAVVPVNNHGKKHSPSAWKLSKAMESWSWNGHDGDKTTVEVYTRAHNIVLFVNNKKVGSKKSNKKGLTKFKVRYHDGSITAIGFDKNKKELYRTTLHTASEENKLMLAPEDKVITQDQLAYVQLKLTDEKGNLKPLLREKVNIEVENGELIGLGHACPYNEDGYKNTYTETYMGQALAIIKPVNKGKIVVKGECSLGTSLAEVEVK
- a CDS encoding substrate-binding domain-containing protein, which encodes MKRVIKMMLLVLITIIISGCSKGRTKKIGILIYDKEDTFMQEYLSELTKKIDQKSNFKYEVYFAGKNQLLQNKQFLEFYNEDYDLIIVNAVDRLSSYAMIEKAEVKDIPLIFINREPQAVLSNSKNSYYVGSNSLQIGVLQAELVKQMLDTNDLTDINDDGVVQIVILKGEQSHQDAENRTAEVINGLKDLGINYEILTISIGNWERNQVYLKADELFSEYDNVELVISNNDDMALGIIDYLEEKEFIVAPKIIGVDGTVAGLEAIANNKMYGTVVNDYLEQVRTIDILIDYLLKGVILKDFDYDNRFQLINGKIIHN